From Danio rerio strain Tuebingen ecotype United States chromosome 7, GRCz12tu, whole genome shotgun sequence, the proteins below share one genomic window:
- the si:dkey-78a14.4 gene encoding arylamine N-acetyltransferase, pineal gland isozyme NAT-10 isoform X1: protein MIRHDHLALDTTWRGKKRFIMDLREYLKRIGFTGQLNKPDLDSLFTIHKLHVMSVPFENLSVHNGEKNSMDLRVIYNKIVESNRGGWCCENNLLFSWALKEMGYKSTILSGRVFNSLEQDFLPNDSHLINLVEIDGKQYIADVSFGVSCQIWYPLELISGKDQPQPPGVFRLTNNGEKWILEKTGRKQIIVDNGFADSGLVDKRLIKTIYCFTLTPRVVEYFLKMSVMLQTNPSSLFMLKTICSLQTATGFRALIGWTYSEVTFKEDSDSVEMKKIPDDEIEAVLKEKFNMVLINKFTPKNNKAFYSI from the exons ATGATACGCCATGACCACTTGGCACTGGACACGACCTGGAGAGGAAAGAAAAG GTTTATAATGGATCTGAGAGAGTACTTGAAAAGGATTGGGTTTACAGGACAGTTAAACAAACCTGACCTGGATAGTTTGTTCACCATCCACAAGCTGCATGTTATGAGTGTCCCATTTGAGAACCTCAGTGTTCACAATGGGGAGAAGAACTCAATGGACCTGCGTGTTATCTATAACAAAATAGTCGAGAGCAATCGAGGAGGCTGGTGTTGTGAAAACAACCTCTTGTTCTCATGGGCTCTGAAGGAGATGGGATACAAATCTACCATACTGAGCGGCAGAGTGTTTAACTCTCTGGAACAGGACTTCCTTCCTAATGACTCTCATCTCATCAATCTAGTGGAGATTGATGGAAAGCAGTACATCGCTGACGTGAGTTTTGGAGTGTCTTGTCAAATCTGGTATCCCTTAGAGTTGATCTCAGGTAAAGACCAGCCACAGCCTCCAGGAGTGTTTCGCCTCACAAACAACGGTGAGAAGTGGATTCTGGAGAAGACCGGAAGGAAGCAAATAATTGTAGATAACGGCTTTGCTGATTCTGGCCTTGTTGACAAACGGCTCATCAAAACAATATattgctttacattaacaccacGTGTTGTAGAGTATTTCCTCAAGATGTCGGTTATGTTGCAGACTAATCCCAGCTCTCTGTTCATGCTCAAGACCATTTGCTCCCTTCAGACGGCCACTGGATTTAGGGCTCTGATTGGTTGGACATACAGTGAAGTCACTTTCAAAGAGGACTCAGACTCAGTGGAAATGAAGAAAATCCCAGATGATGAGATTGAAGCTGTGCTGAAAGAAAAGTTTAACATGGTGTTGATTAATAAGTTCACACCTAAAAATAACAAAGCTTTTTACTCAATTTAG
- the si:dkey-78a14.4 gene encoding arylamine N-acetyltransferase, pineal gland isozyme NAT-10 isoform X2 — MDLREYLKRIGFTGQLNKPDLDSLFTIHKLHVMSVPFENLSVHNGEKNSMDLRVIYNKIVESNRGGWCCENNLLFSWALKEMGYKSTILSGRVFNSLEQDFLPNDSHLINLVEIDGKQYIADVSFGVSCQIWYPLELISGKDQPQPPGVFRLTNNGEKWILEKTGRKQIIVDNGFADSGLVDKRLIKTIYCFTLTPRVVEYFLKMSVMLQTNPSSLFMLKTICSLQTATGFRALIGWTYSEVTFKEDSDSVEMKKIPDDEIEAVLKEKFNMVLINKFTPKNNKAFYSI; from the coding sequence ATGGATCTGAGAGAGTACTTGAAAAGGATTGGGTTTACAGGACAGTTAAACAAACCTGACCTGGATAGTTTGTTCACCATCCACAAGCTGCATGTTATGAGTGTCCCATTTGAGAACCTCAGTGTTCACAATGGGGAGAAGAACTCAATGGACCTGCGTGTTATCTATAACAAAATAGTCGAGAGCAATCGAGGAGGCTGGTGTTGTGAAAACAACCTCTTGTTCTCATGGGCTCTGAAGGAGATGGGATACAAATCTACCATACTGAGCGGCAGAGTGTTTAACTCTCTGGAACAGGACTTCCTTCCTAATGACTCTCATCTCATCAATCTAGTGGAGATTGATGGAAAGCAGTACATCGCTGACGTGAGTTTTGGAGTGTCTTGTCAAATCTGGTATCCCTTAGAGTTGATCTCAGGTAAAGACCAGCCACAGCCTCCAGGAGTGTTTCGCCTCACAAACAACGGTGAGAAGTGGATTCTGGAGAAGACCGGAAGGAAGCAAATAATTGTAGATAACGGCTTTGCTGATTCTGGCCTTGTTGACAAACGGCTCATCAAAACAATATattgctttacattaacaccacGTGTTGTAGAGTATTTCCTCAAGATGTCGGTTATGTTGCAGACTAATCCCAGCTCTCTGTTCATGCTCAAGACCATTTGCTCCCTTCAGACGGCCACTGGATTTAGGGCTCTGATTGGTTGGACATACAGTGAAGTCACTTTCAAAGAGGACTCAGACTCAGTGGAAATGAAGAAAATCCCAGATGATGAGATTGAAGCTGTGCTGAAAGAAAAGTTTAACATGGTGTTGATTAATAAGTTCACACCTAAAAATAACAAAGCTTTTTACTCAATTTAG